A region from the Gemmatimonadota bacterium genome encodes:
- a CDS encoding S9 family peptidase: MLRRGLACLVLVVSAVAEAQSKRVMTFEDALTLKQLSGVQVSPDGRQVAYVVESLDLAGNKTDTDLWLAAADGGTPARRLTTSDKKDRSPRWSEDGQRLAFVSERAGAPQLFLLSPFGGEAEQLTTGKSGVIDFRWSPDGSRIAYLAPYAMTEEEEKRQKGGEDAITVDLNLKHNRLWVITVATKEAKELVARDLDVIDIDWSPDSRQLAYTTVPSMRADDMHRSDVWVVDASSGQQRRLTENLGTDRSARWSPDGQWLAFLTRAATAPIIAHTRLAVMPASGGQARIVIPDSYLYEAGTPTWSTDGRSLWFVTTTGTTSQVFAVPTAGGMPRQVTNIAGVLGGLFGSDGVSFSRDRSTFAAAYSTLDRGPEVGLFEASGAAPRAVTSHNAHVATWSLGASEVVRWKSTDGMEIEGILLYPVGYERGKKYPTVTVVHGGPSGVWMQGFPASWYDNAGHAWAGKGWAVFYPNPRGSSGYGEKFMLSNVRDWGGGDYRDIQTGIDELVKRGIADPEKLAQGGWSYGGYMTAWTLTQTNRFKAVMVGAGLTNMFSMYSTNDLQTLLESYYGGEPWDVKQQYEKASAMTYIKNAKTPTLILHGQADTRVPVGQAQELYMGLKKNEVPVELVFYPREPHGLQEPKHMVDKLQREYAFFARYVLGEQKVVP; this comes from the coding sequence ATGTTGCGACGTGGTCTGGCCTGTCTGGTCCTGGTGGTTTCCGCGGTGGCTGAGGCGCAGTCGAAGCGCGTGATGACGTTCGAGGATGCCCTGACCCTCAAGCAGCTCTCGGGCGTGCAGGTGTCCCCGGATGGACGACAGGTCGCCTATGTCGTCGAGTCCCTGGACCTGGCGGGGAACAAGACCGACACCGACCTCTGGCTGGCGGCCGCGGACGGTGGCACGCCGGCTCGGCGTCTGACCACGAGCGACAAGAAGGACCGGAGCCCGCGCTGGTCGGAGGATGGCCAGCGCCTGGCCTTTGTCTCGGAGCGCGCGGGTGCTCCGCAGCTCTTCCTGCTCTCGCCATTTGGCGGCGAGGCGGAACAGCTGACGACCGGCAAGAGCGGGGTCATCGACTTCCGCTGGTCTCCGGACGGGTCGCGGATTGCGTACCTCGCGCCGTATGCGATGACCGAGGAGGAGGAGAAGCGGCAGAAGGGCGGGGAAGACGCCATTACGGTGGACCTCAACCTGAAGCACAATCGGCTCTGGGTCATTACGGTCGCCACGAAGGAGGCGAAGGAGCTGGTGGCGCGCGACCTCGACGTCATCGACATCGACTGGTCGCCAGACTCCCGACAGCTGGCCTACACGACGGTCCCATCCATGCGGGCCGACGACATGCACCGGTCGGACGTCTGGGTGGTGGACGCGAGCTCCGGGCAGCAACGGCGGTTGACGGAGAACCTCGGCACGGACCGGTCGGCCCGTTGGTCTCCCGATGGACAATGGCTCGCCTTCCTCACGCGCGCCGCCACGGCGCCGATCATCGCCCATACGAGGTTGGCGGTGATGCCGGCTTCCGGAGGTCAGGCGCGGATCGTGATCCCGGATTCCTATTTGTACGAAGCGGGGACGCCGACTTGGTCCACGGACGGACGGTCGCTCTGGTTCGTGACCACCACGGGCACGACCTCTCAGGTGTTCGCCGTGCCCACCGCCGGCGGCATGCCCCGTCAGGTGACCAACATCGCCGGCGTGCTGGGCGGGTTGTTCGGGTCGGACGGCGTCTCGTTCTCTCGCGACCGTTCGACGTTCGCCGCGGCCTACTCCACGCTGGATCGCGGCCCGGAGGTCGGCCTGTTCGAAGCCAGCGGGGCTGCCCCGCGTGCCGTGACCTCGCACAATGCTCATGTGGCGACGTGGTCGTTAGGCGCGAGCGAGGTCGTCCGCTGGAAGTCCACGGACGGCATGGAGATCGAGGGCATTCTCTTGTATCCGGTCGGCTACGAGCGCGGGAAGAAGTACCCGACCGTGACCGTGGTCCACGGCGGCCCATCCGGCGTCTGGATGCAGGGATTCCCGGCGAGCTGGTACGACAACGCCGGGCATGCCTGGGCCGGGAAGGGGTGGGCGGTGTTCTATCCCAACCCGCGCGGTTCGTCGGGCTATGGCGAGAAGTTCATGCTGTCCAACGTGCGGGATTGGGGCGGCGGCGACTATCGCGACATCCAGACCGGCATCGACGAGCTCGTGAAACGCGGGATCGCCGATCCGGAGAAGCTCGCTCAGGGCGGGTGGAGCTACGGCGGGTACATGACGGCTTGGACCCTCACCCAGACCAACCGCTTCAAGGCGGTGATGGTCGGGGCCGGGCTCACGAACATGTTCTCGATGTACTCCACCAACGACCTGCAGACGCTCCTGGAGAGCTACTACGGCGGTGAGCCGTGGGATGTGAAGCAGCAGTACGAGAAGGCGTCGGCGATGACCTACATCAAGAATGCGAAGACGCCGACGCTCATCCTCCATGGCCAGGCCGACACGCGGGTGCCCGTCGGCCAGGCGCAGGAACTCTACATGGGGCTCAAGAAGAACGAGGTGCCCGTGGAGCTGGTCTTCTACCCCCGCGAGCCGCATGGCCTCCAGGAACCGAAGCACATGGTGGACAAGCTGCAGCGGGAGTACGCGTTTTTTGCTCGCTACGTGCTGGGCGAGCAGAAGGTCGTCCCGTAG
- a CDS encoding GntR family transcriptional regulator, giving the protein MFDAIDPRSPIPIYAQIATQVRLAVAAGEMRGGDPLPSVRSLAADLRVNPATVVQAYRELAAEGVVEMKQGAGSFIAALEAGQRQRVKRAEARRLARQFIETASRAGISTAELRAAIDEETGGRKA; this is encoded by the coding sequence GTGTTCGACGCCATCGATCCCCGCAGTCCCATCCCGATCTACGCCCAGATCGCCACCCAGGTCCGCCTGGCCGTGGCGGCCGGGGAGATGCGTGGCGGCGACCCGCTCCCCTCGGTCCGCTCCCTCGCGGCCGACCTGCGGGTGAACCCGGCCACGGTGGTCCAGGCCTACCGCGAACTCGCCGCCGAAGGGGTGGTGGAGATGAAGCAGGGGGCGGGCTCGTTCATCGCCGCACTCGAGGCGGGGCAACGTCAACGCGTGAAGCGCGCCGAAGCCCGGCGCCTGGCCAGACAGTTCATCGAAACCGCCTCCCGAGCGGGGATCTCCACGGCGGAGCTACGCGCCGCCATCGACGAAGAAACCGGAGGACGCAAGGCATGA
- a CDS encoding ABC transporter ATP-binding protein yields the protein MSFPIHFSDVSCRLGSDFTLRDLTLRVPQGAIYGLLGPNGSGKTTTIRLIMGMLRAQDGTVVVAGHTMPDDAHLALSAVGYVPERPHLYAGLTVDATLAYHASFYATWDAARATQALDAFDLRRSQVVGAMSKGETGKLQLLLALATRPSVLVLDEPTDGLDPVARRDVLSTLLEYVADTGATVLIASHLVHEIERVCDWVGLMEGGRLIQEEPLVAFRDSLRRLRVANAPATLGAVPFSMVARRATGRTEEWVVRGHGADTEAWLTRSGIEVIEAVPLDLEETVVELLRATRRPRPTEIR from the coding sequence ATGAGCTTTCCGATTCATTTCTCCGACGTGAGCTGCCGGCTCGGCAGCGACTTCACCCTGCGCGACCTGACGCTCCGGGTGCCACAGGGAGCGATCTACGGCCTCCTCGGCCCGAACGGCTCGGGGAAGACCACGACGATCCGGCTGATCATGGGAATGTTGCGCGCGCAGGACGGGACGGTGGTCGTCGCGGGTCACACCATGCCTGACGATGCCCATCTTGCCCTGAGCGCGGTGGGGTACGTCCCCGAGCGGCCGCACCTGTACGCAGGGCTTACGGTGGACGCGACGCTGGCCTACCACGCGTCGTTCTACGCCACGTGGGACGCCGCACGCGCCACACAGGCGCTCGACGCCTTCGACCTCCGGCGAAGCCAGGTGGTCGGCGCCATGTCCAAGGGCGAAACAGGAAAGCTACAGCTGCTCCTCGCGCTCGCGACGCGCCCGTCCGTCCTCGTGCTCGACGAGCCCACCGATGGGCTGGACCCCGTGGCACGGCGTGATGTGTTGTCCACGCTGCTCGAGTACGTCGCCGACACCGGCGCCACCGTCCTCATCGCCAGCCACCTCGTGCACGAAATCGAGCGGGTATGCGACTGGGTGGGGCTCATGGAGGGCGGGCGGTTGATCCAGGAGGAGCCGCTCGTCGCCTTTCGTGACTCGCTGCGCCGGCTCCGCGTGGCGAATGCACCGGCAACGTTGGGCGCGGTGCCCTTCTCCATGGTGGCGCGCCGCGCGACCGGGCGCACGGAAGAATGGGTCGTGCGCGGGCACGGCGCCGACACCGAAGCTTGGCTGACGCGGAGCGGGATCGAGGTGATCGAGGCCGTCCCGCTCGACCTCGAGGAAACCGTGGTCGAACTCCTCCGCGCAACCCGACGCCCCCGTCCCACGGAGATTCGCTGA